Proteins encoded together in one Pseudomonadota bacterium window:
- a CDS encoding peroxiredoxin, whose translation MIGRNIPNVCLKTRVRDESVGGENPFRWQDVMTGDLFAGKRVVLFSLPGAFTPTCSTYQLPNFEKLQSDFAAQGIDDIYCISVNDAFVMYQWGKQQGVEKVKLLPDGSGAFTRRMGMLINKDHLGFGPRSWRYAVVVEDGKITHWFEEPGINDDGSDEDPYGETSPENILETLRGEDVAKAA comes from the coding sequence ATGATCGGCCGTAATATACCCAATGTCTGCCTGAAAACCCGTGTGCGCGATGAGAGCGTCGGTGGCGAAAATCCGTTTCGCTGGCAGGATGTGATGACCGGCGACCTGTTTGCCGGCAAGCGCGTAGTCCTGTTTTCGCTGCCGGGTGCTTTTACCCCGACCTGCAGCACCTACCAGCTACCCAATTTCGAAAAACTGCAAAGCGATTTTGCCGCTCAGGGCATTGACGATATCTACTGCATCTCGGTCAATGACGCCTTTGTCATGTACCAGTGGGGCAAGCAGCAGGGCGTCGAGAAGGTCAAGCTGCTTCCCGATGGCTCGGGTGCTTTCACCCGCCGCATGGGCATGCTGATCAACAAGGATCATCTCGGCTTCGGTCCGCGCAGCTGGCGTTACGCCGTGGTCGTAGAAGACGGCAAGATCACCCATTGGTTCGAGGAACCGGGCATCAACGATGATGGCTCCGACGAAGATCCCTATGGCGAGACGTCGCCGGAGAATATCCTGGAAACGCTGCGCGGCGAGGATGTTGCCAAGGCAGCCTGA
- a CDS encoding 2'-5' RNA ligase family protein, whose protein sequence is MTDRRPIIMTARMGRDDFAWANGLRRQYYPIERNHVAAHITLFHHLPGPYAGEVVRCAQQMAAQYAAPRSMVSDVIKRDGGVAYHVESADLLAIRMEMAEQFHGLLTAQDQGEPRLHITVQNKVTAAVAKETFAKLGAGFMPRPLSITGLALYRYADGLWENMGEYGFRGKVTVAQ, encoded by the coding sequence ATGACAGATCGTCGTCCGATCATCATGACCGCACGCATGGGGCGCGATGACTTTGCCTGGGCCAATGGACTGAGGCGACAATATTATCCGATTGAGCGCAACCATGTGGCGGCGCATATCACCCTGTTTCACCATCTTCCCGGGCCCTATGCCGGTGAGGTGGTGCGATGTGCCCAGCAAATGGCGGCACAATATGCCGCGCCGCGCAGTATGGTCAGTGACGTTATCAAACGCGATGGCGGTGTCGCCTATCATGTAGAAAGTGCGGATTTACTGGCCATCCGGATGGAAATGGCCGAGCAGTTTCACGGGTTGCTGACGGCGCAGGATCAGGGCGAGCCGAGACTCCACATCACGGTACAGAACAAGGTAACCGCGGCGGTGGCGAAAGAGACTTTCGCAAAGCTGGGCGCGGGCTTCATGCCGCGCCCGCTCAGCATTACCGGGCTGGCGCTGTACCGCTATGCCGATGGCCTGTGGGAAAACATGGGCGAATATGGTTTTCGTGGCAAAGTCACTGTCGCGCAATAG
- a CDS encoding FAD-dependent oxidoreductase encodes MQEFDTIIVGAGHAGAQTAIALRQYGYEGSIALVGDEKHLPYERPPLSKEYLSGDKEFDRMALRPEKFWQERDITMMLGRRVSSVTSGLNEITLSDDSLLRYGKLVWAGGGAPRMLDCPGSHSHNVFGLRRKSDSDAISAALADAENIVIIGGGFIGLEVAAVAAKAGKAVTVVELQDRLLSRVCGEAIADYYQALHQQHGVAIRLGTRAEKFITNDAGLATSILLDDGTSLACDMVVFGIGIIPETGPLIADGAMGGNGIDVDGLCRTSLSDIYAIGDCANHANPYANGAHIRLESVQNANDQAKTVALDIVGKSKPYKEMPWFWSNQYDARLQTVGIAIGHDEEIIRGDPASGNFSVIYLKDDRVIALDCVNKTKDYVQGRALIEAAVEEGEELDKGQLGDPEIPLKEVCRA; translated from the coding sequence ATGCAAGAGTTCGACACTATCATTGTCGGCGCGGGTCATGCCGGCGCGCAGACCGCAATCGCACTGAGGCAATATGGCTATGAGGGCAGCATCGCACTGGTCGGTGATGAAAAACACCTGCCCTATGAACGCCCGCCACTTTCCAAGGAATATCTCAGCGGCGACAAGGAATTCGATCGCATGGCGTTGCGCCCGGAAAAATTCTGGCAGGAACGCGACATCACCATGATGCTGGGTCGGCGCGTTTCGAGCGTCACATCGGGCCTGAACGAGATCACCCTCTCCGATGACAGCCTGCTGCGCTATGGCAAGCTGGTCTGGGCCGGTGGCGGTGCACCGCGCATGCTCGACTGCCCCGGCAGCCATAGCCACAATGTCTTTGGTCTGCGTCGCAAGTCCGATTCCGACGCCATCAGCGCGGCGCTGGCCGATGCCGAAAATATCGTGATCATCGGCGGCGGTTTTATCGGTCTAGAAGTGGCGGCGGTGGCGGCAAAAGCCGGCAAGGCAGTCACCGTGGTCGAATTGCAGGACCGGCTGCTGTCACGGGTCTGTGGTGAGGCCATCGCCGATTATTATCAAGCGCTGCACCAGCAGCATGGCGTTGCCATCCGGCTTGGGACCAGGGCGGAGAAATTCATCACTAATGATGCTGGCCTGGCGACATCGATATTGCTCGACGACGGCACCAGCCTGGCCTGCGACATGGTGGTGTTCGGCATCGGGATCATCCCCGAAACCGGGCCGCTGATCGCCGATGGCGCGATGGGCGGCAACGGCATCGATGTCGATGGCCTGTGTCGCACCAGTCTATCTGACATCTATGCCATTGGCGACTGCGCAAACCATGCCAATCCTTACGCCAATGGCGCGCATATCCGGCTCGAATCGGTGCAGAATGCCAATGATCAGGCCAAGACCGTGGCGCTCGACATCGTTGGCAAGAGCAAGCCCTATAAGGAGATGCCCTGGTTCTGGTCTAACCAATATGATGCCCGGCTGCAGACAGTTGGCATCGCCATCGGCCATGATGAAGAAATTATCCGTGGCGACCCGGCAAGCGGCAACTTTTCAGTAATTTATCTCAAGGATGACCGGGTAATTGCGCTCGACTGTGTCAACAAGACCAAGGATTATGTCCAGGGCCGGGCACTGATCGAGGCGGCAGTCGAGGAAGGTGAAGAACTGGACAAAGGACAGCTCGGCGACCCCGAAATACCGCTCAAGGAAGTCTGCCGCGCCTAA